AATACACGTATTAGACATCAAAGAACAAATACACAAGCATTCAAATGAAAGAGTGTGATCTACCTTGTAGAATTGTGTGACTGGAGCCATGGATTGGGTCAGGCCCTGCCAATGTTGGGCTCATCAGGAAGCTGATGAGTGCATGGGATTTGCAGCTAGCTGAGGGAGGTGCTCAGGGCATTGTGAGATTGTAGTGCTGAGTggtttgtggttttgtttgtttactacTTCATTTCATATAAACATATGTGTTCTTAATCATGTGCTGCTCAGCCATTGTTAGGTTTCAGTATCCTGTGTTTGAGTTAGCTTCTCCAGCttccattcattttatttattcactctctctgtgtggtGGTGGTCTGTGCAGATGCATGcccttcatgtgcatgtgtgtggtggccagaggagcATGCTGGATGTCCTTTTCTATCGCTTATCCCCCTAGttccttgagacagactctctccaAACTGGGAACTAGCTATAGTTTGcacgagccccagtgattctctgatttctggCCCTACTtatgggactggggttgcagTCACATATGATCATGCCCACCTGTTCATGTGAGTGTTGAGGGATCAAAGTCAGAtggcctcaggccctcatggttGTGTGACAGCTAGTCTTAACCGCTGATCCACTTCttgagtctttatttatttacttcttgagACAGACCTTGAAATTGCTATTTGCTGAGGATAACCATGAAGTCATGACTCTCTTGCCTCCACCTACCAAgtcctgggatttcaggtgtgtgctGTCACACCTGATACTGGGTTGGGGAATGGATTCAGGCTTTTGTACATATCAGGCtagtgctctaccaactgagccacatcctctgTCCCTATTGTTTTAGTTGACAAACTAAGTGGCATGCATGTATAATAAACAGCATGATGCTTtgaaatatgcatatgtattcTAAATGACCAAACATAGCTAAGTAACATGCATACTtcctgtggcggtttgattcaggtgtctcccataaacttaggtgttctgaatgctagctccccagctgataagggtttggggattaatgcctcctggaggcagtgtattattagggGCAGGCttgtggtgttatagccagtttccccttgccagtctttgtcacactgtcctgttgccattgtctacctgatgttggccaggaggtgatgtccaccctctgctcatgccatcgttttcccctgctatcacaaagcttcccctagagtctgtaagcaaaaataaccttttttccccccaaaagctgctcttggttggatgatactaccagcaatgtgaacctgactgcaacactccctcACCtagttaccttttaaaaataagaacactAATCCAGCCTTTGAACATTTTTGAAAATAGCCTCCTTATATATAGTCACCATGCTCTACAACTTTGAGACCTGCTGCCACCAGCACCATTGGGGTGGTTTACTACATCTTAAAGCCCTAACCATAAAATAGATCACCCATGGCATGACTATAGCTTTATGTCTTTAAAATGAAGTGTtgttgggtgtagtggctcatgcctacaatcccagcactaaggaggctgaggcaggagaatcactacactcttaaatatttcttaaatctcATCATAACAGTAACATTTAAACAGTATTTCTTATGAAAGGACACTATAAATACTGTCTTCCTTACTCTGTGACCACCAGTGAGGCAGGGCATGCTGCTTATGCCATCTGAGAGATCAGGAGAGTGAGTCAGCATAGTCATATGGCTTTCATGAGCTATGGCACGTGCAGGGGCAGTGCTGAGGCTGGACTCCAGGCAGATTTGAGTCTAAGactctgtagtcttagactgCCCATTCCCACACACACCCTTATAAGAAAGCGATCTCACCCAGAGCCCTTACATACTGTAGAAgctaccttcctgttgctgggacaatcaaaagcagtttgtgtaGGGAAAGACTTTATATCATCTTACAGtcttcaaggggaagcttcatatggatggggaaagcatggcagagcagaggctgggctcaCATGCTGTCACATCAGCCGATAGCAAGTAGCCCAAAGGCtgagcttggagctgggctatattACTCCAAAGGCCACCCCCAAATACAAaccccctccagcaagactccgtctctcaaaggccccacaactttcccaaattgccaacagctaatgatgaaacattcaaaacacatgagactccggagaaatttttatttagacACTACACATGCCATCAGGGATCAATTGTTAATTAATActacctttctctgtctgtttttttttttttttttttaataaagcaggGATTCACagggtagctcaggctggccttgaggtgGCAGCAATTCTATTGCAATGCATTTTCTGTAGTAGTTTTTTGTTGCCATGAAACATACCTGAGTGAAAGAATGTAAAACAAGAAAGTTTCATTTTGGTTCAAGAGTTCAGGCTctaaccatcaggctttgttgcCTCTGGGCCTTTGGTGCACCAGAACATCATGCAGGGAATGGGTAGAGCCAAGCTGTTCATCTCCTAAGACCCAGAATTCTCTgagaagaagagggaagaggCCGGGGCAAAGCTATACCCTCTAAAGACCCATTCCCTTAAAGACCCTTTAAGTTCCACCTTCTAAATTTCTGTTACCTCCCCAAGCCCATCCATTAAAAGCCCATTCATGAGATCAGAGCCCTTATGATCAAATCAGTAACCCCAAAGCCCCACTTCTGAACAGTGCTGTGTTGGGGACAATCCTTAGACGCACAAACCTTAGAGGTACATTTCAGATCCAAGCCATAACGCTGATTTAAGTCTCCCAGCAATGCTGTGCATTGCATTTGtaaggaagaaactgaggcacagagaggctaAGGATTCTGTATAAGAATGCATATACACAGGGACACCTGGGCCTGGCACCTTGGATTCTTTTCTCTGGCAGTGCCCTTCttcctgggtctccactgaacgGCTGTGCTGGGCGGAGGCTAACAGCTTGGCCACGACAGGGAGGGGACTCCTGTTCGCCTGCGCGTCTGCATGCTCATCTGCCCAGTTCCTCTTTCTTCCCACgtgtccacactctgctctgaCATTCTCCTCCAAGACAAGCCACTCTGCTGTTCTCTCGCACACCGAAGGACAAGACTgacagaaaaatttcaaaatcctCTCAGTGTGGAGGCCATGCTGCCACATGACATGAGACAGACTCAGTTGCTTCGTGTACCTGACAGTGGCACTTCTGGAGAGACACGCTGGGCAAGACCAGCAGCACCTGATTACCTTCATCCCTTTCCTTTCAAGTAGACCTCCAAGCTGTCGCTTTGCATAGGAATTCGGCCCTGGCTTCGGTCTCAGGGTGGGATGCGGCTCTGCTGTTTGTTTTCCAAGTGGAGACTGTGAAGGAGTGACAGTATCCATCCTGAAGTGGCAGTGCTGTGCTGAGGAGATGAtgggatggcttggtggataaagtacttgctgttcAGGAACAGATACGAGTACCTGAGTTcacattcccagcacccacataaagttggaggTGGTACCAGTGTGTGTCTGGAATCCTAGGCTAATCCCCTGGAACCTCACAGGACAGCTAACTTGGCAAATGCAGGAGGCAACAATGAGAGACTGCACAAACAATAGTGGAAGCTACAAATCAATGtctgaggttgtcctccgacctccatgTGAATACTGGGTTTGGGTAAAATGCCTGTGAGGCCACCACTGCCTCCTGGTGAGCATGGGGCCCTGAATCCAGCAGTGGGGACTTCAGTCAGGGCTTTGCTGCTACCTAACCTTGTGGCCTTGGAGGACACCCTCAACAGTGCTGGAATCTCAGTGATCTTTGAAGGGTTGGAGCCTTTTCATAATATGATGGCCTGCCATGCAGTGCACAGGTAGGAGGCAGACCCTCAATGAAAGGAGTAAGTTCTTGGGAGCTTGGCCTCATGGACCACTTCCCCTCTTTGTCTGGACTTTCTGCCTATCACGAGGTAGGTTGTTTTGCTCTGCCACATGCATGGTGCCATGAGGTTCTGTCTCATGAGAGCCCAGAAACAACAGAAACAAGTGACTAGAGATGGAAACCTCTGGGTCCATGAGCTAAAGTACTTCTTTCCTCCTTGTAGTTGTTTCTCTCGGTGTTTTGAACCTGCTGTGCAGAGCCTACTCAATGACAAAGGTTCCATCTTCTAGGATTAAGTTTTGAATAGAGAAAGCTGCTGGAGCCCAATGCCATACTTATTCTGATTTTTAGAACACATTGTGCAGACAGCCCTCATGGATGTCCCCTGACCTTGGAGAGAAGCCAAACGGCTCCATGCTGCCTTTGTCTAGGCTTTTTCAGTAGACCCAGAAAAGGACACATTTTAGCTCAAATGTTCCCCTTGATCTTCAAAGGGACCCCACTCATAAGCCAGAGTCTGTGTGGAGGTAGAGGGAAGGTGTCATGGGGGAAGTCAGGTGTGATCCAGGATGAGGGACTGAAATTCTAAATCaggtgagaggcagaggaagggtctGGGGTTCTTGAAGCAACACAGAGGTCAGTGGAAGTGCACTTGACTAGCATGGACAACCCTTGGGATCAGTGCCAGCAACAGAAAAAGGAACCTTTGGGGAGGGGGTATACATGGCCCTATGCTTCCATGGTGCATGACCAGGGACATCAGGAGACATGGCATTTCAAGGGGGGTCAAATCTACACCCACTGACAAGGCCAGCTTTGGCCCCTGTGAACACCCATGCCATCCTTCCTTTACTGCTTATAAAGTGTAGTTGTGACTTGTTTTAGCTGCCTGCTTTCACCTATATAGGTTAGAGAGATTGAAACACATTAACAAAATCACCACATACTGAATGGTTGACATCAATGCAAGTGTATTCTGTCCAGGCTCtgggagaagcaggaggaggacGCAGGAGCAGCAAGGAGAGGGGAGCTTGCGGAAGAGTGCCACATGACGACTGCTCAGGAGGGTCGGACCTTGCCTCTTCGGCCACACACACACGGAATACACATGCTCGTGTCTTCTGGGGTGACAGGGGTTTCACCATCTTCATGCATAACCACCGCTTGCTGGGGAGACACGCGCTTCTGGAAGAGGTGGAGGTCCCGGGCACGCCTGCGGTGGAACAGTCTCCTCAGGCAGCCTTGGATCCTGCTGCGCAAGGCCTTCAAGCAGCTGCACAGGCCCCGGTTCGAGGGTTCAGTGTCCCCTGCAGAGATGTTCGCCAGGCGACGACATTGGGGACTCCGCTTGGCACTGGGCCAGGATATGTGCAGGTTGGGTAGACTGGCAGTCCTGATCTCCTTAGGCTCTGCCTGCTGCTCATCCTCAGGCTGCTCCTGGGCCGCTAACCCCGAGGACAGTGTCCGAAACACAGGCGCGGGGTGTCTCATCTTGGGGGACACAGGGAAGGCGACACGgtcagtgggggtggggaaaggcGTTGTTCCCGGGAAGACAGGCTTGTCTGCAGCCGTGTCCCCCATCCTGCACTGTGCTTGGTATTTTAGCAAAAGATACATAGCCATCGTTCTGTCGTATTTACGTTTCCGGACAGCTTCGACGATGTCATGTGCGTCAAAATTCATGAATTCCATGGCAGATATGATGTCCGTGTCCAGTTGTCTGGGGAGGGGTTGAGGATTGTCTGAACCCCCTTGGCCCTGCTCGAGCCAAGGGTGGTTGATCACTTCCGTTGTGGTTGGCCTCTGTTGTGGATCTACAGTTAGTAAAAGCCTAATGAGGTCCTTTAATTCTTCTGAGAGGCCTTGAGGTAACTTGTACTGCCCTTTGATGATCTCCTCTTTGAGTTCCATAAGTGTATTACCGTTAAAAGGCATGGTCCTGGTTACCATAAAGAAAAGAAGGACCCCCAAAGACCACATGTCCTTTTTAGGGCCGTCGTATGGTTGTCTCAGGATAGCTTCTGGAGGCATGTACTTGTAAGTCCCACAGTGCCTGGTGAGCATTTGTCCTGGCAAAAACCTGGTGGCCAGGCCGAAGTCTATGACTGTGACTTTGCCTCTTTCATCCACCATGATGTTATCTGGTTTGATGTCATGATGTACGATTCTGTGGCTGTGGCAATAAGAGATGGCGTCTAAGATTTGTCTGAAAATCCATCGGGCCTCGTCCTCCTGCAAGCAGCCGTTCCAGTAGATGTCCTCCATCAGGTCTCTGTGGCACAGTTCCATTACCAGGTAGATGTTGTCTTTCGTGTCAACTATCTGAAAGAGCAACGGGGTGTTCGGGTGGTCGAGCATCTTCATTACTTCCACCTCCTGTGAAAGTGCGTGAACCCTCTGCCGCTTCTCCAGGGTCTTGATGGCCACCACGACTCCTGTGAAGCGGTGGCGAGCCTTTTGGACCTTCGAGAAGGTCCCCATGCCCAGGAGGCCGAGGTCCTCGTACTGAGACCACAGGGTCTCCTTAGCCCGAGACATCGTAGCAAtaccaaataaaatgttaaagtaaAAGATAAAGGAAATATGTGgctaacaaaacaaagcaaaataaacaatcaaaataaaaacccaaactagAAACCAATCAGTAATGAAACAAATCCCACACCAAAGACTACCCAAAGAAAACGAaccagaaattaaatttaaaagggccaaaaaaataaagcttaaaggccaaaagccaaaaacaaaagaaagaaaataaagataaaagtaacaaaggaaatgaaagatgtggttaacaaaagaaagtaaaataaaaagccaaaataaaagtcaaaactgaaaaccaagttgcaataaaacagaaatcccacaccaaagtctacccaaagaaaacgaaccagaaagtaaatttaaaagggccaaaaaaataaagtttaaaggcaaaaagccaaaaacaaaagaacgaaaataaagataaaagtaaaaaggaaatgagagatgtagttaacaaaagaaagtaaaataaacagtcaaaataaaaatccaaattaGAAACCAATcagtaataaaacagaaatcccacaccaaaaactacccaaagaaaatgaaccagaaagtaaatttaaaagggccaaaaaaataaagtttaaaggcaaaaagccaaaaacaaaagaacgaaaataaagataaaagcaaaaaggaaatgagagatgtagttaacaaaagaaagtaaaataagcagtcaaaataaaaatccaaactaGAAACCAATcagtaataaaacagaaatcccacaccaaagactacccaaagaaaatgaaccacaaattaaattcaaagggccaaaaaaataaagtttaaaggcaaaaagccaaaaacaaaagaatgaaaataaagataaaagtaaaaaaggaaatgaaagatgtagttaacaaaagaaagtaaaataaaaagtcaaaataaaagtcaaaactgaaaagcaagttggaataaaaaagaaatcccacaccaaagtctacccaaagaaaatgaaccagaaagtaaatttgaaagagccaaaaaaataaagctaaaaggCAAGagccaaaagcaaaagaacaaaaaataaagataaaagtaaaaaggaaatgagagatgtagttaacaaaagaaagtaaaataaaaaatcaaaataaaaatcaaaactgaaaaccaagctggaataaaaaagaaatcccacaccaaagtctacccaaagaaaacaaaccagaaagcAAATTCAagagtcaaaaaaataaaattaaaaggcaaaaagccaaaagtaaaagaataaaaataaagataaaagtaaaaaggaaataagagatgtagttaacaaaataaagtaaaataaaaaatcaaaataaaagtcaaaactgaaaaccaagctagaataaaacaaaaatcccaccACAAAGTCTATAGAAAGAAAACGAACCAGAAAGTAAATCCaaagagccaaaaaaataaagttaaaaggcaaaagcaaaaaccaaaaaaaaaacctctcctgtcttctcctcctctcctcctctcctcctctcctcctctcctcctcctcctctcctctcctcctctcctctcctcctctcctgctcctcctcctctcctctcctctcctctcctctcctctcctctcctctcctctcctctcctctcctctcctctcctctcctctcctctcctctcctctcctctcctctcctctcctctcaataATGCGCAAAAATCTCCCCACTAACTCTCCTCAGTCCgggtccactctctctctctctctctcctctctctctctctctctctcgcctctctctcctctctattggCCCGGACAAATCCAGGGCCCTCCAGGCCCCCTTATATGTGCTCACAGGTGCTGCCTCACAATGGCCCCACCCATCTGAGCTCATAGAGAACATGGACTGGACCAATCACAGCAGGCCATGACCTACAGTCTCCGAAGGAACCTTGGCAGTGTGGATCTAGACTGACTGTGGGAAGACCACATCCTTATTTTAAGCACAGAACATTTGTGTCAGGAATCACCTCAGGAAAACACCATCTTTAATTTGGTGACTACTGTGAGAGAGAAAACCAAGGAGGGTGCtttgcagttcttttttttttttttttaatctttttgtaagAAGAGGCTCTTACTCTAAGATGACATAAGATCTCACACAGCTCCCTGTGGAGCCAGGTTTCATAGAGAGAAAGGCTGCCCTAGTTAGGAAGCTCACCTTGGgggtggccctgacatgcaccCCCACATGCCTGCCAGCCACACTGACAGTGAGGAGCAGAGGAGCTAGTTCAGAAGGGGGAACAGCACTGTGGCTCACATGGTAGGAAAATGCCAGTGAGGAAGGGTGGCATGGGTTTGCAAGGTGCAAAGCATAGGGGTTTTGTCCATGCCCATGCCCCAGCCATGAGCTTGAGGAGTCAGACTAACCAGGTTTCAGTTCCGCCTGCTCTGCCTCCGTTGAGGTGGGGGCTCCTGTGCCTTAGTTTCCACCACCAATGGGGCTACAAAGAACAACGGTTGTCAAAGGCTAGATGGAGTTGAACTAATGATCTGTGTAGCACTGGGTATAATAAAACCTTGTATCCATAATCCCATCCCCTCATCCTCGTTCATGTCTTACTCACTGGTGGTTCATTGTATGAACGCAGAGCCAGAAAGTAGCTGGTATTCCCCGAGCCTGTCACACTAGCCAGGCAGTGCCAGCGGCTCGTCAAGGGTGTTTGTTGGTGTACTTCCTTGGGGATTCACAGCGATCTGTCACCTTCAAGAACAGCATTCCTGCTTTTCCATGGCATCCAAGACTTCActggcctggcttttcctgccactTCAGTGCACTTTGTCGCTCAATATCTCAGGTCTTTCTACCAATGCTCAGGCATGCTGGGGTGCTCCTGTCCCAGGGCTTTTGCACAAGCATCTGCCACAGGTAGCTGTGAGGCTTTCTCCTGAACTTCCTTTAAGTCATGGCTGTGAGCTCATATCCTTATGAAACTCGCTCTCAGTTCTCTTCTTTTATATCACAGGCCTTCTCTTGAGCACTCCCTGTCCTTCTTCCCTACCTTTGCTTTCTAGGAGAGCATCACCTCTGATGACTTCTTGGTTGTCTGAGCCGAGGTCATCACTGCACTGTCAGTCTCACGAGGACCTGTGGATTTCCACCTCTGGGCCATTCCTGCTGCTGCCCCCGAGCTCCTCCCATGTGACATCCAGAGTCTCTGGCCTCTGACCCTCACTTTCCCTATCTGTTGAGTTGGTTTAATCACAGAACTGCTTGTTCTTGCTGTGGAAATCAGTTAATTCACAGTGAACACCTAGAGCAGTGGTGGTCGACAGTGGCAGGGCTTCCCTGGAGCATTTGGTCATCACTGGTGCCTGAGTGGGAGGTGGCTCGTCACTCACAGCACATCAGACCCCCCAGCCAAGGACCGTTCTGCCCCAAGTACTAAAACTCCCAAGATGACATAAAGCTCCAGTGGGTCCATGGCTGCCTGTCATCATCTGAGTGAGTTATTTGCACTGCTCCTTGCCAGAGTCTGTGTTCTGTGTTGGGAATGTAAGGATGAATGCCACTCAGGCCTTCTGTGGAGGAAGGCTGTGGGTGAGGCTTTGGGATGCTGGCAGAGGCCTGGGGTGCAGGAAGCGTGCCTAGCCGTGAGTCCAACAATGGCGCAATTTTACTGAATGCTTCTTACTGTTGTAgatgagccacatccccagaagGGTGTCGGGTAAGTTTGTACTCTGTGTAAAACCTCATTGGTGTCGACTGTTCTGCTGGAAGGACCTAAGTGGTGATGCCCTGTTCCCTGGGGAAGGGGTAAGGACAGACTTCCAAAAGGAAGGGACCCCTGCTTCTTCCTTGTGAGAGATGAATAGAAGTTAGGGTGCGGGAGCAGGGAAGGTCAGGGAAGAGCAGGTCAGGGGGAACCACACATGCAGAGGCTTATTAAGCACTTTGGGTATGCCAGTCATAATTCAGGGCACTGGAAAGACAGCAATTAAAGAGAGGCAAAAATGCAGGTCCTGGTGTAGTGACAACTCTAGGCTGAGTCAACCAAGCAACCACGAGTTGGCACTCTTCTATAAAGAAAAGGCAGGCAGAAGATAGAGTGCTTGAAGGGCTGATGCATTAACTAGAATTGAGAAGGTTTCAAATGTGACCCCACAGCAGTGAGTTAAAGCCTCTTCCAGAGGGCGCACCATGGATATGTGTTCCAAGCAAAGGCAGAGACTcctgcaaaggccctgaggcaggaGCCTCCCCAGCATGAGTAAGGCTTGGAAGAAGACCAGTAGGGTAGAAAGAGGATGTGCTGTGAGATGTTAGCAATAGCCCAGGCCAAGAAAAACATCTTAAGTGCCATGGAAAAGCAGGAAGGCTTGCTCCTCAAGGCAGGAGGCCATTCTCTAAGTCTCCAGAGAAGCACAAGGGCATCCTGTAGGAGATGCTGGCCCTACCTGGAGTGTGTGACGGGCTCAGAATGACAAGTTCTTCTTTGGGAAGCTGTGCACATTGAATGTTGCTCTGAGTAGCCAATATAAACCCTGGTACTTGTCACCTGCAAGATGTACTCAATCTAGGACTTTTCCTAGCCCACCAGAGACACGACATTGAACATATTGCTCTGACCCTGTGAGTCTTATGCCAGGCTCAAAGAATAAGGACATTCAGTGACCTCTAGATAAAGCTCCTTGAAGCCACATGTGctcccatgtttgtttgttttttaaattgttttgaggcaagcccaacaggctggctttttcatgagagagaaagacagagagagagagagagagagagagagagagagagagagaggagagagagagaaatggcacagcaggggacctctagcccctgcagtcAACTCGACATACGAATTGCTTTgtgcgcatgtgctaccttgtgagtctggcttatgtgggatctggagagttgaacatgggtccttaggccacagaggcaagtgccttaactactaagccatctctccaacaccccaaGTTCTTTCTATATGGCCagaaagaagggtggggagatggctcaactggtAAAGTTTTtgtttgaggacctgagttatttccccagtacacatgtcaaaatccagatgtggtggtgtgtgttCTTAATCCCATCacagagtggagacaggaggatccctggaaatGCCCTGGCTAACTACGACAGCTTCACTAGGTggtttccaggccagtgagagaccttgtttaaAAAGTTAGACATTGTTACTGAGGATGACATCAAGgtgtcctctggcctgtgcattgtgtgtgtgtgcatgtgcgtgcatatgGTTAGAAGTGTTATCTTCACAGTAGAGATGAAGAAACAGGCACTCAGAGAGCAAATGGCCAGCCTGAAAGCACACAGCTGTATGTGGGCTGCCTGTCCTCAGAGCCACCATGGGCTTGTGAGGATTGAAGACAGCCTGAGGAGGGAAGTGGCCAAGGTGAATGCAGGAGATCTATTTGTTCCACTCTGACTCTCAGGCTTCTTTGCGATATAGAACAGGGCATGGGGAGATCCGGACCCTGGTTGGGACCCCTTGAGTCCCTCTGGCAAGGTCATAGCAAGAGCACTGGATGAGGGCTAAAGTTCTATCCATAACATGCTAATGAGACAGCTAGACGCTGAAGAGAGAGGTTATTTTTGGGAATACACAGAGCATCCCAGATAGGCATCAAGGGTCAGGCAGAACCGGCCATCAGCCACAGACTCCAAGTGACtcaagcaacaagagagaagaatgggcagaCACTTTTGCCTTCTTGCTCAGGGTTGCCTAGCATCCACAACTGACAAGCTGCCTACTGGGTGACAACTCACAACAGGAGATCAGAGGAAGCCAGTtaaaactttttggttttttttccttttacttgtCCCCATAATTTCATTTAGAGCTCACTGACTGCCCTCAAAGAGATTAAGAAGCCTTccagaggggagagtggaactCAGGCATGGGATAGCATCCACTCCCCTACACCGTTAGAAGATAGGCTCATCACCTGCTGATTGGAgggtaattttataaaaatagaggTGTGCAGAATTGATGGAAGAAGCTGTGCTGTGAAATTTAAAATTCACTGGAGTTCATGCACCGGGGCTTCAGTGCTTAGGACTGTGCCTGGCCTGCAGTGGCTGCTTAGAGTGACCAGACGAATGGAACAGACTT
Above is a window of Jaculus jaculus isolate mJacJac1 chromosome 8, mJacJac1.mat.Y.cur, whole genome shotgun sequence DNA encoding:
- the LOC123462885 gene encoding sperm motility kinase 2B-like, which encodes MSRAKETLWSQYEDLGLLGMGTFSKVQKARHRFTGVVVAIKTLEKRQRVHALSQEVEVMKMLDHPNTPLLFQIVDTKDNIYLVMELCHRDLMEDIYWNGCLQEDEARWIFRQILDAISYCHSHRIVHHDIKPDNIMVDERGKVTVIDFGLATRFLPGQMLTRHCGTYKYMPPEAILRQPYDGPKKDMWSLGVLLFFMVTRTMPFNGNTLMELKEEIIKGQYKLPQGLSEELKDLIRLLLTVDPQQRPTTTEVINHPWLEQGQGGSDNPQPLPRQLDTDIISAMEFMNFDAHDIVEAVRKRKYDRTMAMYLLLKYQAQCRMGDTAADKPVFPGTTPFPTPTDRVAFPVSPKMRHPAPVFRTLSSGLAAQEQPEDEQQAEPKEIRTASLPNLHISWPSAKRSPQCRRLANISAGDTEPSNRGLCSCLKALRSRIQGCLRRLFHRRRARDLHLFQKRVSPQQAVVMHEDGETPVTPEDTSMCIPCVCGRRGKVRPS